A section of the Caballeronia sp. M1242 genome encodes:
- the iscU gene encoding Fe-S cluster assembly scaffold IscU, translating into MAYSDKVLDHYENPRNVGSFAKDDDAVGTGMVGAPACGDVMKLQIRVGADGIIEDAKFKTYGCGSAIASSSLVTEWVKGRTLDEALSIKNTQIAEELALPPVKIHCSILAEDAIKAAVADYKQRHGAAGGQAEDAEAKQHAA; encoded by the coding sequence ATGGCTTATAGCGACAAGGTTCTGGACCACTACGAAAACCCGCGCAACGTCGGCTCGTTCGCGAAGGACGACGACGCTGTCGGCACCGGCATGGTCGGCGCGCCGGCATGCGGCGACGTGATGAAGCTGCAGATTCGCGTGGGCGCGGACGGCATCATCGAGGACGCAAAGTTCAAGACCTACGGCTGCGGTTCGGCCATCGCGTCGAGCTCGCTCGTGACCGAGTGGGTGAAGGGCCGCACGCTCGACGAGGCGCTGTCGATCAAGAACACGCAGATCGCCGAAGAACTGGCGCTGCCGCCGGTGAAGATTCACTGCTCGATTCTCGCGGAAGACGCGATTAAGGCAGCGGTCGCCGACTACAAGCAGCGTCACGGCGCGGCTGGCGGCCAAGCGGAAGACGCTGAGGCGAAGCAGCACGCAGCATAA
- a CDS encoding IscS subfamily cysteine desulfurase — translation MNNDIPHLPIYMDYSATTPIDPRVVDKMIPYLREQFGNPASRSHQYGWDAERAVEEAREQVAALVNADPREIIWTSGATESDNLAIKGAAHFYKSKGKHIITVKTEHKAVLDTCRELEREGYEVTYLDVKEDGLIDLDTFKAAIRPDTILVSVMSVNNEIGVIQDIEAIGEITREKGIIFHVDAAQATGKIQIDLQKLKVDLMSFSAHKTYGPKGIGALYVRRKPRVRIEAQMHGGGHERGMRSGTLATHQIVGMGEAFRIAREEMATENERIRMLRDRLLHGLQEIEEVYVNGDMERRVPHNLNISFNFVEGESLIMAVKDVAVSSGSACTSASLEPSYVLRALGRNDELAHSSIRFTVGRFTTEQDVDYVVNLLKSKIAKLRDLSPLWEMHKDGIDISSIQWAAH, via the coding sequence ATGAACAACGATATCCCCCACCTGCCCATTTACATGGACTACAGCGCGACGACGCCGATCGATCCGCGCGTGGTGGACAAGATGATTCCGTATCTTCGCGAGCAGTTCGGCAATCCGGCCTCGCGCAGCCACCAGTACGGCTGGGACGCGGAGCGCGCGGTCGAGGAAGCGCGCGAGCAGGTCGCGGCGCTGGTGAATGCCGATCCGCGCGAGATCATCTGGACGTCGGGCGCAACCGAATCGGACAACCTCGCCATCAAGGGCGCGGCGCACTTCTACAAGAGCAAAGGCAAGCACATCATCACGGTGAAGACCGAGCACAAGGCCGTGCTCGACACCTGCCGCGAGCTGGAGCGCGAAGGCTACGAAGTGACGTATCTGGACGTGAAGGAAGACGGCCTGATCGACCTCGACACGTTCAAGGCGGCGATCCGCCCGGACACCATTCTCGTTTCCGTGATGAGCGTGAACAACGAGATCGGCGTGATTCAGGACATCGAGGCGATCGGCGAGATCACGCGTGAGAAGGGCATCATTTTCCACGTCGATGCGGCGCAGGCCACCGGCAAGATTCAGATCGATCTGCAAAAGCTGAAGGTCGATCTCATGTCGTTCTCGGCGCACAAGACGTATGGCCCCAAAGGCATCGGCGCGCTGTATGTGCGTCGCAAGCCGCGCGTGCGCATCGAAGCGCAGATGCACGGCGGCGGCCACGAGCGCGGCATGCGTTCCGGCACGCTCGCGACGCATCAGATCGTCGGCATGGGCGAGGCGTTCCGCATCGCGCGCGAAGAAATGGCGACGGAAAACGAGCGCATCCGCATGCTGCGCGACCGGCTGCTGCACGGCCTGCAGGAAATCGAAGAGGTGTACGTCAACGGCGACATGGAACGCCGCGTGCCGCACAACCTCAATATCAGCTTCAATTTCGTCGAAGGCGAGTCGCTGATCATGGCGGTGAAGGATGTGGCGGTGTCGTCGGGTTCGGCGTGCACGTCGGCCTCGCTCGAGCCGTCGTATGTGCTGCGCGCCCTCGGCCGCAACGACGAACTCGCGCACAGCTCGATCCGCTTCACGGTCGGCCGCTTCACGACCGAGCAGGACGTCGATTACGTCGTCAACCTGCTCAAGAGCAAGATTGCGAAACTGCGCGATCTGTCGCCGCTCTGGGAAATGCACAAGGACGGCATCGACATTTCGAGCATCCAGTGGGCGGCGCACTGA
- the iscR gene encoding Fe-S cluster assembly transcriptional regulator IscR, whose translation MRLTTKGRFAVTAMIDLALRQEQGPVTLAGISQRQRISLSYLEQLFGKLRRHEIVESVRGPGGGYNLARRAENVTVADIIIAVDEPIDATQCGGKGTCEGTKQHDGHCMTHELWATLNQKMVEYLDSVSLKDLVDQQRAREGSAAVLRDRRAEPAGVEAARVVPKGPNSIFNLAG comes from the coding sequence ATGAGACTCACCACGAAAGGCCGTTTCGCCGTCACGGCGATGATCGACCTGGCGCTGCGCCAGGAGCAGGGCCCGGTGACGCTGGCAGGCATCAGTCAGCGCCAGCGCATCTCGCTTTCCTATCTCGAACAACTGTTCGGCAAGCTGCGTCGGCACGAGATCGTCGAATCGGTGCGCGGTCCGGGCGGCGGGTACAACCTCGCGCGTCGGGCGGAGAACGTCACGGTGGCGGACATCATCATCGCGGTGGACGAGCCGATCGACGCCACCCAGTGTGGCGGCAAGGGCACGTGCGAAGGCACGAAGCAGCACGACGGCCACTGCATGACCCACGAACTCTGGGCGACGCTCAATCAGAAGATGGTCGAGTATCTCGATTCCGTCTCGCTGAAAGATCTGGTCGACCAGCAACGCGCCCGCGAAGGCTCGGCAGCGGTGCTGCGCGACCGGCGCGCGGAACCGGCAGGCGTCGAGGCTGCGCGCGTCGTGCCCAAGGGTCCGAATTCCATTTTCAATCTGGCTGGCTGA
- a CDS encoding low molecular weight protein-tyrosine-phosphatase: MNSIAICFVCLGNICRSPSAEAVMRELVERARLADRIVIDSAGTGDWHIGQPPDERAQRAAKKRGYDLSALRGRQVAAADFARFDLFIVMDDANAAALTSVCPPEYRDKIRLLMEFATRDDSRVVVDPYFGGDEGFERVLDQCEDACEGLLNALRAQLRP, encoded by the coding sequence ATGAATTCGATCGCAATCTGCTTCGTCTGTCTCGGCAATATCTGCCGGTCGCCCAGTGCGGAAGCGGTCATGCGCGAACTGGTCGAGCGGGCGAGACTGGCTGACCGGATCGTCATCGATTCTGCGGGCACGGGCGACTGGCACATCGGCCAGCCGCCCGACGAGCGCGCCCAGCGCGCGGCGAAAAAGCGCGGCTACGATCTCTCGGCGCTGCGCGGCCGTCAGGTGGCCGCAGCAGACTTTGCGCGCTTCGACCTGTTCATCGTCATGGACGACGCCAACGCTGCCGCGCTCACGTCGGTCTGTCCCCCGGAGTACCGCGACAAGATCCGGCTCCTGATGGAGTTTGCGACCCGCGACGACAGCCGCGTGGTCGTCGATCCGTATTTCGGCGGCGACGAAGGCTTCGAGCGCGTGCTGGACCAGTGCGAGGACGCCTGCGAAGGCTTGTTGAACGCGCTGCGGGCGCAGCTTCGGCCGTAG
- a CDS encoding patatin-like phospholipase family protein — MSESDDKQALGRERSPEQAPRISLPPYETIALLLQGGGALGAYQAGVYEGLHEADIHPNWIAGISIGAINTAIIAGNAPENRVERLREFWETICQPAFGFPLPAFIERAFFDSTDQIRKAFTALQAVDALVEGQKGFFVPRFPPPSPVASSSPETASYYDTTPLKATLERLCDFDRINSGETRVSVGAVNVATGNFAYFDNTRMKLRAEHFLASGALPPGFAAVEIDGQFYWDGGLMSNTPLYEVAQATPRRDTLAFQVDLWSARGPVPDNIVDVTGRIKDVQYSSRTRLVTDEMQRAQRYRNVLKHVLDLVPETLRDTDEWCRRAAELACSKRYNIIHLIYRQKEYEGQYKDYQFGFSTMREHWETGLADIRRTLAHRDWLDMPDGESGFVTHDIHREKG; from the coding sequence ATGTCAGAAAGCGACGACAAGCAAGCCCTCGGACGCGAACGCAGCCCCGAACAAGCGCCGCGCATCAGCTTGCCGCCCTACGAGACCATCGCGCTCCTGCTTCAGGGCGGCGGTGCGCTCGGCGCGTATCAGGCCGGCGTCTACGAGGGCTTGCACGAGGCGGACATTCACCCGAACTGGATCGCCGGCATCTCGATCGGCGCGATCAACACCGCGATCATCGCGGGGAACGCGCCGGAGAATCGCGTCGAGCGGCTGCGGGAATTCTGGGAAACCATCTGTCAGCCGGCGTTCGGCTTTCCGTTGCCCGCGTTTATCGAGCGCGCGTTCTTCGATTCGACCGACCAGATTCGAAAGGCCTTTACCGCGTTGCAGGCGGTCGATGCGCTCGTCGAAGGGCAGAAGGGCTTCTTCGTGCCGCGCTTTCCGCCGCCGTCGCCGGTGGCATCGAGTTCGCCCGAGACCGCGAGCTATTACGATACGACTCCGCTCAAGGCTACGCTCGAACGCCTTTGCGACTTCGACCGCATCAATTCGGGCGAGACGCGCGTGTCGGTCGGCGCCGTGAACGTGGCAACCGGCAACTTCGCGTACTTCGACAACACGCGAATGAAGCTGCGCGCCGAGCATTTTCTGGCCTCGGGCGCGCTGCCGCCGGGCTTTGCCGCCGTCGAGATCGACGGACAGTTCTACTGGGACGGCGGCCTCATGTCGAACACGCCGCTTTACGAGGTCGCGCAAGCCACGCCGCGCCGCGACACGCTCGCGTTCCAGGTCGATCTCTGGAGCGCGCGCGGCCCGGTGCCGGACAATATCGTCGATGTCACCGGCCGCATCAAGGACGTGCAGTATTCGAGCCGCACCCGGCTCGTCACCGACGAGATGCAGCGTGCCCAGCGTTACCGCAACGTGCTTAAGCACGTCCTCGACCTCGTGCCCGAGACGCTTCGCGACACCGACGAGTGGTGCCGCCGCGCCGCCGAACTGGCGTGCTCCAAGCGCTACAACATCATTCACCTGATCTATCGGCAGAAGGAGTACGAGGGCCAGTACAAGGACTATCAGTTCGGCTTCTCGACGATGCGCGAGCACTGGGAGACCGGGCTCGCGGATATCCGCCGCACGCTCGCGCACCGCGACTGGCTCGACATGCCGGACGGCGAAAGCGGCTTCGTCACGCACGACATTCATCGCGAAAAGGGCTGA
- a CDS encoding 23S rRNA (adenine(2030)-N(6))-methyltransferase RlmJ has product MLSYRHAFHAGNHADVLKHAIVIQMLQYLGLKDKSYWYIDTHAGAGVYSLAEGFAAKNAEYESGIARLWDRTDLPPLLANYVDEVKALNPDGALRFYPGSPYLAWRALREQDRMRLFELHSTEIDVLRHNFRDAGRRAMIYDGDGFEGIKAILPPPPRRALVLIDPSYEDKRDYARTVECLEESLRRFATGTYAVWYPQVSRMESQRFADQLKAIQPTGWLHASLTVKAPPADGLGLFGSGMFILNPPYKLASELKQALPYLVDALGQDAGAAFKLEQRAD; this is encoded by the coding sequence ATGCTCAGTTACCGTCATGCCTTTCACGCGGGCAACCACGCCGATGTGCTGAAGCACGCCATTGTCATTCAGATGCTTCAATATCTCGGACTGAAGGACAAATCGTACTGGTACATCGACACGCATGCCGGCGCGGGCGTGTATTCGCTAGCGGAAGGCTTCGCGGCAAAGAACGCCGAGTACGAATCGGGCATCGCGCGATTGTGGGATCGCACCGACTTGCCGCCGCTGCTCGCCAATTACGTCGATGAAGTAAAGGCGTTGAACCCGGACGGCGCATTGCGCTTTTATCCGGGCTCGCCGTATCTAGCTTGGCGCGCGCTGCGCGAGCAGGACCGCATGCGGCTTTTCGAGTTGCACAGCACGGAGATCGACGTGCTGCGTCATAACTTCCGCGACGCCGGCCGCCGAGCGATGATCTACGACGGCGACGGATTCGAAGGCATCAAGGCGATCCTTCCTCCGCCGCCGCGCCGCGCGCTGGTGCTGATCGATCCGTCTTACGAAGACAAGCGCGACTACGCGCGCACCGTCGAATGCCTGGAAGAATCGCTCAGGCGCTTCGCCACCGGAACCTATGCGGTGTGGTATCCGCAAGTCTCGCGCATGGAGTCGCAACGTTTCGCCGATCAGTTGAAGGCTATCCAGCCGACGGGCTGGCTGCATGCGTCGCTCACCGTCAAGGCGCCGCCGGCGGACGGCCTCGGCTTGTTCGGCAGTGGCATGTTCATCTTGAATCCGCCGTATAAGCTCGCGAGCGAGTTGAAGCAGGCGTTGCCCTATCTCGTCGATGCGCTCGGTCAGGATGCAGGCGCTGCTTTCAAACTGGAGCAACGAGCGGACTGA
- a CDS encoding DUF305 domain-containing protein: MKSTRNLLRAVLAVITVSFSVSGFAQTAAPSHDGMSGMKHGTTAHADAPSNAAFEAADESMMSRMSDVQYTGNADRDFVAHMIPHHEGAVEMAKVELKYGKDAKLRELAKDIIAAQEKEIAFMKQWLATHPAHK, translated from the coding sequence ATGAAGTCGACACGGAATCTGCTGCGCGCGGTACTCGCCGTCATCACCGTTTCCTTCAGCGTAAGCGGCTTTGCCCAGACCGCGGCGCCGTCGCACGACGGCATGTCGGGCATGAAACATGGCACCACCGCCCACGCGGATGCGCCCTCGAATGCAGCTTTCGAGGCCGCCGATGAATCGATGATGTCGAGAATGTCGGACGTTCAGTACACGGGCAACGCCGACCGCGATTTCGTCGCGCACATGATTCCGCACCATGAGGGCGCGGTCGAGATGGCGAAGGTGGAACTGAAGTACGGAAAGGACGCGAAACTGCGCGAACTGGCGAAGGACATCATCGCGGCGCAGGAGAAGGAAATCGCGTTTATGAAGCAGTGGCTGGCGACCCATCCCGCGCACAAGTGA
- a CDS encoding DUF3563 family protein: MFAILLEKLSIWFEAAEQRRREEYLAQSSDVVQLEKRIRSLENNGYNI; the protein is encoded by the coding sequence ATGTTTGCAATCCTGCTCGAAAAACTCAGCATCTGGTTCGAAGCCGCCGAACAACGCCGCCGCGAAGAGTACCTCGCTCAGTCGTCGGACGTCGTCCAGCTCGAGAAGCGTATCCGTTCGCTCGAAAACAACGGCTACAACATCTGA
- the cueR gene encoding Cu(I)-responsive transcriptional regulator, with translation MNIGEAARASGVTAKMIRYYESVGLLTPVGRTSSGYRVYGEQEVHALRFVRQARRLGFLVEDIRKLLALWHDRTRASAEVKAIALEHVAELDRRIAELTDMRDTLSHLARHCHGDERPDCPILDKLAQ, from the coding sequence ATGAACATTGGGGAAGCGGCCCGCGCGTCGGGCGTCACCGCGAAGATGATCCGGTATTACGAGAGCGTCGGCTTGCTCACGCCGGTCGGGCGGACCTCATCGGGATACCGCGTGTATGGCGAACAGGAAGTGCATGCGCTGCGATTCGTGCGACAAGCGCGGCGTCTGGGCTTTCTCGTCGAGGATATCCGCAAGCTGCTGGCGCTATGGCATGACCGGACACGAGCCAGCGCGGAGGTGAAGGCAATCGCGCTGGAACATGTCGCGGAACTCGATCGCCGGATTGCGGAGCTGACGGACATGCGTGACACGCTGTCGCACCTCGCACGGCATTGCCATGGCGACGAGCGCCCCGACTGCCCGATCTTGGACAAATTGGCGCAGTGA
- a CDS encoding heavy-metal-associated domain-containing protein, which yields MTEFEVQGMSCQHCVAAVTRSILEIDPEAQVRVDLERGTVAVESTQTEQALKDAIDDAGYTVVGAASA from the coding sequence ATGACTGAATTCGAAGTTCAGGGCATGAGTTGCCAGCATTGCGTCGCTGCCGTCACGCGTTCGATTCTGGAGATCGACCCAGAGGCGCAGGTTCGCGTCGATCTGGAACGCGGTACGGTCGCGGTCGAATCGACGCAGACGGAGCAGGCGCTGAAGGACGCCATCGACGACGCCGGCTATACCGTCGTAGGCGCAGCTTCCGCATGA
- a CDS encoding SDR family oxidoreductase encodes MTGGKGFTVALIGASGLLGRAVSAELAGAPPWRVVRTAHRRASADSVPLDICDHDAVRAFLGREKPDAVVIAAAERRPDVCENDPPLARALNVDAVRVIATEASALGAWVLSISTDYVFDGTSAPYFPDDAPAPLNAYGRSKLDGERALLEADPQSCVLRLPLLYGPVVDWSESAVTSLTPAIVASADPAKAPASMDAWATRYPTYTPDVAVVIRGMLEHHARGATISGITQWSGDEPMTKFDIAERIARVLKVDAKLVAQREPTDATPRPRDCHLDSGRLKALGIGRRTPFDTAIERLLASYPALPSS; translated from the coding sequence ATGACAGGCGGCAAGGGGTTCACTGTCGCGCTGATCGGCGCCTCCGGTCTTCTGGGGCGCGCAGTATCGGCCGAACTCGCCGGCGCGCCGCCGTGGCGCGTCGTGCGTACCGCGCATCGGCGCGCGAGTGCGGACAGCGTGCCGCTCGATATCTGCGATCACGACGCCGTGCGCGCCTTCCTGGGCCGGGAAAAGCCGGATGCCGTCGTGATCGCGGCAGCGGAGCGTCGGCCGGATGTGTGCGAGAACGACCCGCCGCTCGCCCGCGCGCTCAACGTGGACGCCGTGCGCGTCATCGCAACCGAAGCCAGTGCGCTCGGCGCGTGGGTACTGTCGATTTCGACGGACTATGTTTTCGATGGCACGTCGGCGCCCTACTTTCCCGACGACGCGCCGGCGCCGCTGAACGCCTACGGTCGCAGCAAGCTCGACGGCGAGCGCGCGTTGCTGGAAGCCGATCCGCAATCGTGCGTGCTGCGTCTGCCGCTGCTTTACGGACCGGTCGTCGACTGGAGCGAATCGGCGGTGACGAGCCTGACGCCCGCCATCGTCGCCTCCGCCGATCCGGCAAAAGCACCGGCTTCGATGGATGCATGGGCGACGCGTTACCCGACCTACACACCGGACGTCGCGGTGGTGATTCGCGGCATGCTCGAACATCACGCTCGCGGCGCGACGATTTCCGGCATCACGCAATGGTCCGGCGACGAACCGATGACGAAGTTCGATATCGCCGAGCGCATCGCGCGCGTGCTGAAGGTGGACGCGAAGCTCGTCGCGCAACGCGAACCGACCGACGCGACGCCGCGCCCGCGCGATTGCCATCTGGATTCGGGCCGCCTGAAGGCGCTCGGCATTGGGCGGCGCACGCCGTTCGATACGGCGATCGAACGGCTGCTCGCGAGTTATCCGGCGCTGCCGTCGTCGTGA
- a CDS encoding error-prone DNA polymerase, whose protein sequence is MDDLNDIIGLADDGGDFSGAVSASTLLPGYAELHCISNFSFLRGASHPQELAAAALEHGYTALAITDECSLAGVVRAHAAIKDIEAKVKAAVEAARLAGQPLPDQSTLKLIIGSELNLTDADGQPFCTLIALATNREGYGNLSELISLARSRSPKGQYRLGPEDFTDPAASSNATDAADLRGDIAHLKHLPDCLLILVPQRAATLADTLERAHWLANFAAGRAWLALELWQDGSDDERLASCRVISEASGLPLVAASGALMHARSRKPLQDTLTAVRLGRPLAECGYALEANAERHLRTRLRIGALYPKAAIAETLKVAARCTFRLDELQYEYPEELVPPGETPASYLRKRVMAGAKVRWPNGFDADTIGLIDKELALVATLGYEKYFLTVYDIVAFARSKGILCQGRGSAANSIICFCLFITELDPVRMGLLVERFISQARNEPPDIDVDFEHQRREEVIQYIYRKYGRHRASLAASVTTYHTRSALKDVGRALGLDASLIERIGKAQQWWDGPSAVAGYLREAGFSEDSHITRHLIRLTRELRGFPRHLSQHVGGFVIARERLSRLVPIENAAMKDRCVIQWDKDDIDQLKLLKVDVLALGMLSAIRRALEFVALRRGIPQFGLSHIRREDKAVYEMCCRADTIGVFQIESRAQQSMLPRLRPQKYYDLVIEVAIVRPGPIQGGMVHPYLRRKQGLEEEDYPKEELRPVLGRTLGVPIFQEQVMKLAMVAAGYTAEQADQLRRAMAAWRRGSHLEEYQADLMKKMLARGYEHEFAARVCKQIEGFGEYGFPESHSASFALLVYFSAWIKRYEPAAFLAGLLNSQPLGFYSPSQLVQDARRHGVEVFAPDVSLSDWESVLELSPGRGERVVFDAGKEQRRQQFYGAPLPHQIFRKTVRRGARKLAARVQLPAQRYGAGGPGVRIGLQLIKGLPQAAAERIMIARAEAPFVDVDDLTRRAALSRRELEALAAGNALASIAGHRRQAWWAVTAQQRAPELLRDAPMPEAPLALPQASEGREIVDDYASLGLTLNRHPLALLRARLARLRFRTAADLADLKTGRVVRACGIVTVRQRPGTANGTIFVSIEDETGAINVIVWPGLVEKQRKVLLGASLLGVHGVWQNVGDVRHLVAQRLEDHTALLGRLAASSRDFH, encoded by the coding sequence ATGGACGATCTCAACGACATCATCGGTCTGGCCGACGACGGCGGAGACTTTTCCGGCGCCGTGTCCGCGTCCACGCTCCTGCCCGGATACGCCGAACTGCATTGCATCAGCAATTTCTCGTTTTTGCGTGGCGCGTCGCATCCGCAGGAATTGGCCGCCGCGGCGCTCGAGCACGGCTATACCGCGCTCGCGATCACGGACGAATGCTCGCTCGCGGGCGTCGTGCGGGCGCACGCGGCGATCAAAGACATCGAGGCCAAAGTCAAAGCCGCGGTCGAAGCCGCGCGGCTCGCCGGCCAGCCGTTGCCCGACCAATCGACACTCAAGCTAATTATCGGCAGCGAATTGAATCTGACCGATGCCGACGGCCAACCGTTCTGCACGCTCATCGCGCTGGCGACGAACCGCGAAGGCTACGGCAATCTGTCCGAGCTGATTTCGCTTGCGCGCTCGCGTTCGCCGAAGGGCCAGTATCGGCTGGGGCCGGAAGATTTCACCGATCCGGCCGCGTCGTCCAATGCCACGGATGCCGCCGATCTGCGCGGCGATATCGCGCATCTGAAGCATTTGCCCGACTGCCTGCTGATTCTTGTGCCGCAGCGCGCGGCGACGCTCGCCGACACGCTCGAACGCGCGCACTGGCTCGCCAACTTCGCGGCGGGCCGCGCGTGGCTTGCGCTGGAACTCTGGCAGGACGGCAGCGACGACGAGCGCCTCGCTTCGTGTCGCGTCATTTCGGAGGCGAGCGGCCTGCCGCTCGTCGCGGCAAGCGGTGCGCTGATGCACGCGCGCTCGCGCAAGCCCTTGCAGGACACGCTGACTGCCGTTCGCCTCGGCCGTCCGCTTGCCGAATGCGGCTATGCGCTCGAAGCAAACGCGGAGCGGCATTTGCGCACGCGCCTGCGCATCGGCGCGCTGTATCCGAAGGCGGCTATCGCGGAAACGCTGAAAGTGGCGGCCCGCTGCACGTTCCGTCTCGACGAGCTTCAGTACGAATATCCCGAGGAACTCGTGCCGCCGGGCGAAACGCCCGCGAGCTATCTGCGCAAACGCGTGATGGCGGGCGCGAAGGTGCGCTGGCCGAACGGATTCGATGCCGACACCATCGGTCTCATCGACAAGGAACTGGCGCTCGTCGCCACGCTGGGCTACGAGAAATACTTCCTGACGGTCTACGACATCGTCGCCTTTGCGCGCAGCAAGGGCATTCTGTGTCAGGGGCGCGGCTCGGCGGCGAATTCGATCATCTGCTTCTGTCTTTTCATCACCGAACTGGATCCGGTCAGAATGGGCCTGCTGGTCGAGCGATTCATTTCCCAGGCGCGCAACGAGCCGCCCGATATCGACGTCGATTTCGAGCACCAGCGGCGCGAGGAAGTCATTCAGTACATTTACCGGAAATACGGGCGGCATCGCGCGTCGCTGGCGGCGTCGGTCACGACGTATCACACGCGCAGCGCGCTGAAGGACGTGGGCCGCGCGCTCGGGCTGGATGCATCGCTGATCGAGCGCATCGGCAAGGCGCAGCAGTGGTGGGACGGGCCGTCGGCGGTGGCCGGCTATCTGCGGGAAGCGGGCTTCAGTGAAGACTCGCACATCACGCGGCATCTCATTCGCCTGACGCGCGAACTACGCGGCTTTCCGCGCCACTTGTCGCAGCACGTCGGCGGCTTCGTGATCGCGCGGGAACGGCTGTCGCGACTCGTGCCGATCGAAAACGCCGCGATGAAAGACCGCTGCGTGATCCAGTGGGACAAGGACGACATCGACCAGCTCAAGCTCCTGAAAGTGGACGTGCTCGCGCTCGGCATGTTGTCGGCGATCCGCCGCGCGCTCGAATTCGTCGCGCTGCGGCGGGGCATTCCGCAATTCGGCCTGTCGCACATTCGCCGCGAGGACAAAGCCGTCTACGAGATGTGTTGCCGCGCGGACACCATCGGCGTATTTCAGATCGAGTCGCGGGCGCAGCAGAGCATGCTTCCGCGCTTGCGGCCGCAAAAGTATTACGACCTCGTGATCGAAGTGGCGATCGTGCGTCCCGGCCCGATTCAGGGCGGTATGGTGCATCCGTATCTGCGGCGCAAGCAGGGTCTGGAGGAAGAGGATTATCCGAAGGAAGAACTGCGGCCCGTGCTCGGCCGTACGCTCGGCGTGCCGATTTTTCAGGAACAGGTGATGAAGCTCGCGATGGTCGCGGCAGGCTATACGGCCGAGCAGGCCGATCAGCTGCGCCGCGCGATGGCCGCCTGGCGACGCGGCAGCCATCTGGAAGAGTATCAGGCCGATCTCATGAAGAAGATGCTCGCGCGAGGCTACGAGCACGAGTTCGCGGCGCGCGTGTGCAAGCAGATCGAGGGCTTCGGCGAATACGGGTTTCCGGAGAGCCATTCAGCGAGTTTCGCGCTGCTCGTCTATTTCAGCGCGTGGATCAAGCGTTACGAGCCCGCGGCGTTTCTGGCCGGCCTCCTGAACAGTCAGCCGCTCGGCTTTTATTCGCCGTCGCAACTCGTGCAGGACGCGCGGCGGCACGGCGTCGAGGTGTTCGCGCCCGATGTTTCGCTGAGCGACTGGGAATCGGTGCTCGAATTGTCGCCGGGCAGGGGCGAGCGCGTCGTCTTCGATGCCGGCAAAGAGCAGCGGCGTCAGCAGTTTTACGGCGCGCCGTTGCCGCATCAGATCTTTCGCAAGACCGTGCGGCGCGGCGCGCGCAAGCTCGCCGCGCGTGTCCAGTTGCCGGCGCAGCGATACGGCGCGGGCGGGCCGGGCGTGCGCATCGGTCTGCAACTCATCAAAGGTCTGCCGCAAGCCGCGGCCGAGCGGATCATGATCGCGCGCGCCGAGGCGCCTTTCGTCGATGTCGACGATCTCACGCGCCGCGCTGCCTTGTCGCGCCGGGAACTGGAGGCGCTCGCAGCGGGCAACGCGCTCGCGAGCATCGCGGGGCACCGGCGTCAGGCGTGGTGGGCGGTGACCGCGCAGCAGCGCGCGCCGGAATTGCTGCGCGACGCGCCGATGCCCGAGGCGCCGCTCGCGTTGCCGCAGGCATCGGAGGGCCGCGAAATCGTCGATGACTACGCGAGTCTCGGGCTCACGCTCAATCGTCATCCGCTCGCGCTGTTGCGCGCGCGGCTGGCGCGCCTGCGTTTCCGCACGGCCGCTGATCTCGCGGATCTCAAGACCGGGCGCGTCGTGCGGGCGTGCGGCATCGTCACGGTGCGGCAGCGGCCGGGCACGGCGAACGGCACGATCTTCGTCTCGATCGAGGACGAAACCGGCGCGATCAACGTGATCGTGTGGCCGGGGCTCGTCGAGAAACAGCGCAAGGTGCTGCTCGGCGCGTCGCTGCTCGGCGTGCATGGCGTGTGGCAGAACGTGGGCGACGTGCGGCATCTGGTGGCGCAACGGCTCGAAGACCACACGGCGCTGCTCGGGCGCCTTGCCGCGTCGAGCCGCGACTTTCACTGA